The Shewanella mesophila genome contains the following window.
CACTCGATTTTACGATGTAATCTTTGCCGAGATATTTATTAATAGTCTTGGCTTTGGCCGGTGATTCGACAATAACTAGCGATTTACCCATAGAATGATCTGCGCCAAAAGTCTCAAAATTCTGTAAATTGGCTCCATATATAGAGGGTTGTGCTCATACTTTCAAGCTAATCCCTGTTTTATTTGTTACGGAGAGCCACTTTTTAACCATTTTTGAAAAAAATGTGAAAAATAATATTGCGTAATTAAAAACTAATATTTCATTATTAGCTATCTAGCAAGTAATAGTTATGCATTTCTAAGCGAATATCGCAACTTTCCCTAATTCCCCCTAACTTGTTAAGCGCGCAACCTCAAGTATACTGGACCACAAATTCAACCAATCAGATAACATCTTTTAATTGAGTTACGACTGGTTAAAAACAATAATAACCTTGAAGGATATGCAATGAAGCATTACGAAGCGAATTTTGATGGACTTGTCGGCCCGACCCATAATTATGCAGGACTGTCATATGGTAATGTTGCTTCCCTAAGCAATGCCAGCGCAATTTCAAACCCAAAAGCCGCGGCTAAGCAAGGGCTAAAAAAGGCAAAAGCCCTCGCCAATATGGGTATGGTTCAAGGTATGTTAGCACCTCAGGAGCGCCCAGATCTCCATACGCTGCGTAGAATCGGATTTTCAGGGACTGATGCAGAAGTTTTGAGTAAAGCCGCTAAACAAGCTCCTGCGGTCCTTAGAGCATGTTGCAGCGCCTCCAGTATGTGGACCGCGAATGCAGCAACGGTATCGCCAAGCGCCGATACCCATGACGGAAAAATACATTTCACCCCAGCGAATCTCGTCGATAAGCTGCATCGCAGTATTGAACCAACAACCACTGGCAACATTCTGGCAGCGACCTTTAATAACTCCCGCTACTTCAGTCATCACCAACATTTGCCAGAACATGCTAGTTTTGGTGACGAGGGAGCGGCCAATCACACTCGACTTTGCAGCGAGTATGGGCACGCCGGACTCGAGCTATTTGTGTACGGCCAAGAAGCCACTAATCCTTCGGCCCCAAAACCGAAGAAATATCCAGCTCGTCAAACATTAGAGGCATCACAAGCAATTGCTCGCCTGCACCAACTCGATGACGAAAGCAGTGTATTTATCCAGCAAAACCCAGATGTGATAGATCAAGGCGTGTTTCATAACGATGTCATTGCCGTGGGAAATCAAAATGTGCTCTTTTACCACGAGCAAGCTTTTATAAATACCCAAGAGAAGTTTGCCGAGATCCAGCGTAAGTTCAATGGCCAAACGCTTCACTTTATTGAAGTCCCAACCGCTAAAGTCGGTATTCAGGATGCGGTAAAGAGCTACCTTTTTAATACCCAGATCATTACTCTGCCTAATGGCGAGATGGCGATAATCGCGCCAACCAACTGCCAAGAAAATGAAGCAGTGTTTGCTTACTTAAATGAGGTAGTCACACTTGGCACACCAATTAAACACGTACACTACTTCGATGTAAAACAGAGCATGCAAAATGGCGGCGGCCCCGCTTGCCTGCGTTTACGGGTGGCCATGAATGAGATGGAAGTCGCAGCAGTTAACCAACATACACTCATGAACGATGCGCTGTTTGAACGTTTGAACCTTTGGGTAGAGAAGCATTATCGTGACAAACTCGCCGTAGATGATTTAGCCGATCCTCAGCTGATTATCGAGTCCCGCACCGCGCTTGATGAACTAACACAGATAATGAAGCTAGGCAGTGTTTATCAGTTCCAGAAATAAACTCTACTTAACAGCAATCTAATCTTCCAAGCCACCTTTATTGGTGGCTTTTTAATACAATTTAACTTCATTTCCATTTTACTCTTGTTGATATTCAAAATCGACGGCACTGATGGGTATATAGTAATAAATACCCAACAAAAAAGGCGCCACTAGGCGCCTTTTTTATTCACTTTAATATCTATAAAATACTAATTCCAATCGAAACAACCTGCGATAATGTGCCAGCTGGCGTTTCAACTTCAACGATGAATACCCCAGTATTAGGCTCATCCTCACCTTTTAGCGTCACGGTAAACTCTCTACCACCATTATAATTAGAACTCGGCCAAGTATATTCTGCAGCGCTAACAACCGATCCAGCACTCGCCTTAAATCTTACCGTCGATCCAGCAGGCATCTGCTGATTATGGAGATCAGAAATGGTGAAGGATACAGAAGCTGCTCCTTTACCAATAATATTGATACTGCCACCATAATGTTCGCCATCTTTATCATCAATAAGGATATTGGCTGGAGATGTGCCAAAAGCTGTGCTACCCGACATTACCAACACTAGGCTACGACGGACATAGAGTGACTTGGAACCATCCGCACCACAATTTGCGGAGTTATCAACAAATTCTGGTGGAGTACTACCTGTTGCGCACAGAACACCATTATATTTGCCATCTTTGGCGTCGAAGACGCCATTTGAATTAAAATCGATAAGTTCCTCTAGTGAACCGCCATTCTGACCACCTGCTTGCTGAGGATTAAACAGACCATCTTCATTGTAATCGTTATAGGCATCAGTTAAATCAAATGATTGACCTGTAACATCTGTGCCATTAGTGAATTCGTTCATTTCACTGGCATCGAAACGGCCATTACCATTAAGGTCCGGGAATGACTCTTCACCTATCGCTGTCGCGGTAATGGTGGCGCGACCACCATATTTCTGACCATAGACATTACCGTATACATCTAATGTTGGATAATAAACAAGCGCAGCATTAGGTTCACGTACCATCTCACCCGCACCAGAGATAATAGTCTCTCCCTCTGGACGCGGTAGCTGACTGATCCATTTTACAGAGCAGGCTCCTTTGACTGTTTGGCAAGCATCTTCGATGGCACCACCCTCTGTAGTGAAAGAAACTGTGGTTCCATCAGGTACAGGGTTGTTAAAGGCATCCGCCATACGCGCCGTCACAACAACTTCAGTATTTTCAACCTCCCAACCTTCAGCATTTAACACTTCTGCAGACAGTGAGAAACTGTCTTGATCAGGTATCCCTGTTGAAACAATAAGTTGACTCGATTGACTTGCAATAGCGGGAATTGAACCATCATCAACCGTGGCCGTGACACGAAGTGATGTCGCTACAGTACCTGTAGTCACAACCGTTTGGACAATACCAGCATTATCCGTTGTCGCCTGACTAGGAGATAACCCTACGCCACCCGCTTGCGTATTAAGTGAGAATAAAACATTTTGATTGGCAACAGGATTACTGTTTTTATCGAGTACTTTAAACTTAACGACTGATGACTCAACGCCGCCGGTACCTAAAATACTGATATTTTCAGGAGTCGCCGACACAAATACAATACTGCCAATATCAGCCTGAAGCACATTGATCGTACCTGTTGCTGACAGACTAATGCCGCCAGCATTAGCGGTCACATTAATCTGATCTTCTCCCACACAACCTTGCGCGCGATATGTAGAAGTCGCGATTCCATTACTCGAAGAGACAGGTGAGCTAATTTCGGCTTGTGCTGGATTTTTAGTCGCACACGTAGAAGAGAAATTAACATCGACAGGTTGAGTAAAAGGGTTACCTTGATCATCTTGAATCAAAACTGAAATCGTTGCGGTACCACCTGCCGATAAATTATCCGTGCTTATTTCGGCGGCGCCCTTAACAAAAGGAGAACCACTCCCCATCACCACGTTAGTCGCACCAACAACCACAATGGTCTTGCCTACTTCATTAGTAGACAAGGTTGCAGTGACCTCTCCTGCACCTAAAGAGCTTCCAGCGTATATATCAACCGTAGCCTTACCAGAAGAATCTGTTACTGCCGTTTTAATCGGTAGGTCGCCTATTGAGCTAGCAAAGGTAACAATCGTTGCTTTCGTTATGCCCGTAACCGTTGCCGTTAATTTACCGGGCACTAAGGTACTAATAGATTGAATTGGATTACCAGAAACATCTGTCAATACCAAGGAAACCTGTGCACCGCCTCCAGCCTCACCACCATCACCGACCATAGTCACATTAACCGATGCACTCTCTCCAGAAGAGGTTGTGGCAGTAACTGTGGCGCCAGTGTTTATTGCCGCTGTATTTAATTGAATACTTGCTACACCGCTAGCATTAGTAGCAACTTGACCTGTACCAGGTGCAAATGTTCCATAAGAGTCATCGTTAAGAGAGAATGAAACTAACGTACTAACGGGAGCACCTGTTGAATCTTTAACCGTTGCAGCCAGTGTTGCAGGTTCTGCAACTGAGATTTGTGTGTTATTGATCTGAAGAGTAACAGAAATTCCTCCAGCGCCACTGTCCGAACCATCACCAGCCATTGTCACATTTACAGAGGCACTCTCACCGGTTGCTGTCGTCGCAGTAACAGTCGCGCCAGTCTGAATAGTACCAGTATTGAGTTGAATGGTTGCAACACCATCTACAGTAGCCACCTCTCCGGTCCCCGGGACAAAGGCACCGTAGGAATCATTATTGAGGGTAAATGAAACCAGTGTACTAATATTGGCGCCAGTCGAATCCTTTACAGTCGCCGTAATAGTCGCTGGTTCAGCAGCTGATATTTGAGAATTTGAAATGGCTAAGCTTACTGAAATCGTCGGTTCTGGTGGCGGAGTTCCTCCTGAACCATCATCGGTGACATTGCCTCCTCCACTACAGGCTGCGATAAAAAGTAAGAACAAATATGAGGTAAAAACTTTATACGCTGACTTCATTGTCAGACTCCCTGTTACTCAGATTATAATATTAAGCATCTGCTTATTACTTATAGATTAACATTACACAATTTTCCTATAACTTTTCCATCACTAATCGCGTTTATTTGCTCAAAACAGCCAAAAACTTTAACTATTTAGCCGTTTCATCGGCTTTAGTTTCTTGCTAGGCTTTAGGCGCAAATTAAAAAGCGTAAAAATAATACAGGAAGCACTATGGCTCTAACTCAAAATAAAAAGCTCGGATTAACGAGTAAAATACTTATCGGTATGGCAGGAGGCATTTTATTTGGACTCTTGTTACGCTGGTTATTTCCCGAAAGTGCATTTATTCAAGACTATATTACAGACGGATTATTAAACGTTATTGGCACCATCTTTATCTCAAGTTTACAGATGTTGGTCGTTCCGTTAGTTTTTGTCTCCTTGGTATGTGGTACCTGCTCTTTGAGCGATCCTTCGACCTTAGGACGTCTTGGTGGAAAAACGATCGCCTTTTA
Protein-coding sequences here:
- the astB gene encoding N-succinylarginine dihydrolase, encoding MKHYEANFDGLVGPTHNYAGLSYGNVASLSNASAISNPKAAAKQGLKKAKALANMGMVQGMLAPQERPDLHTLRRIGFSGTDAEVLSKAAKQAPAVLRACCSASSMWTANAATVSPSADTHDGKIHFTPANLVDKLHRSIEPTTTGNILAATFNNSRYFSHHQHLPEHASFGDEGAANHTRLCSEYGHAGLELFVYGQEATNPSAPKPKKYPARQTLEASQAIARLHQLDDESSVFIQQNPDVIDQGVFHNDVIAVGNQNVLFYHEQAFINTQEKFAEIQRKFNGQTLHFIEVPTAKVGIQDAVKSYLFNTQIITLPNGEMAIIAPTNCQENEAVFAYLNEVVTLGTPIKHVHYFDVKQSMQNGGGPACLRLRVAMNEMEVAAVNQHTLMNDALFERLNLWVEKHYRDKLAVDDLADPQLIIESRTALDELTQIMKLGSVYQFQK
- a CDS encoding Ig-like domain-containing protein, encoding MAGDGSDSGAGGISVTLQINNTQISVAEPATLAATVKDSTGAPVSTLVSFSLNDDSYGTFAPGTGQVATNASGVASIQLNTAAINTGATVTATTSSGESASVNVTMVGDGGEAGGGAQVSLVLTDVSGNPIQSISTLVPGKLTATVTGITKATIVTFASSIGDLPIKTAVTDSSGKATVDIYAGSSLGAGEVTATLSTNEVGKTIVVVGATNVVMGSGSPFVKGAAEISTDNLSAGGTATISVLIQDDQGNPFTQPVDVNFSSTCATKNPAQAEISSPVSSSNGIATSTYRAQGCVGEDQINVTANAGGISLSATGTINVLQADIGSIVFVSATPENISILGTGGVESSVVKFKVLDKNSNPVANQNVLFSLNTQAGGVGLSPSQATTDNAGIVQTVVTTGTVATSLRVTATVDDGSIPAIASQSSQLIVSTGIPDQDSFSLSAEVLNAEGWEVENTEVVVTARMADAFNNPVPDGTTVSFTTEGGAIEDACQTVKGACSVKWISQLPRPEGETIISGAGEMVREPNAALVYYPTLDVYGNVYGQKYGGRATITATAIGEESFPDLNGNGRFDASEMNEFTNGTDVTGQSFDLTDAYNDYNEDGLFNPQQAGGQNGGSLEELIDFNSNGVFDAKDGKYNGVLCATGSTPPEFVDNSANCGADGSKSLYVRRSLVLVMSGSTAFGTSPANILIDDKDGEHYGGSINIIGKGAASVSFTISDLHNQQMPAGSTVRFKASAGSVVSAAEYTWPSSNYNGGREFTVTLKGEDEPNTGVFIVEVETPAGTLSQVVSIGISIL